A window from Roseburia sp. 499 encodes these proteins:
- a CDS encoding acyl-CoA carboxylase subunit beta: MSNTTNSARQRIVGLLDEKSFMEIGALVTARNTDFDLNQSETPSDGVITGYGLIDGNLVYVYSQDAAVLNGTIGEMHSKKIAAVYDMAMKMGAPVIGLIDCAGMRLQESVDALNGFGEIYAKQVMASGVVPQISAIFGNCGGGLTVIPALSDFVFVEKEQGRMFVNSPNALPGNNLAKCDTAVATYQSENNGCIDGVGTEVEILTQIRELICMLPGNNAGGGREEECTDDLNRVCENLENCVEDARLILTNIADDNLFLETKKDYARNMVTGFLRLNGMTVGAVANSSAVFDENGEKKESFDKGLTARGCNKAAEFIQFCDAFDIPVLSLTAVEGFAASTCSEKNLAKAMAHMTVAFAGATVPKVNIIIGNAYGTASVMMNSKSIGADLVYAWEGSKIGMMDAALAAKIMYEDKGSDVIAQKAKEYEELQSSVLTAARRGLVDLIISPADTRKYAVAAFEMLYTKGAGEPVKKHIAK; the protein is encoded by the coding sequence ATGAGTAATACTACAAACTCAGCAAGACAGAGGATTGTCGGTCTTCTTGACGAGAAAAGTTTCATGGAAATCGGTGCTCTGGTAACAGCAAGAAACACAGATTTTGATTTAAACCAATCTGAAACTCCTTCTGATGGAGTAATTACCGGTTATGGTCTGATTGATGGAAATCTGGTTTATGTGTACAGTCAGGATGCAGCTGTGTTGAATGGTACCATTGGTGAGATGCATAGCAAGAAGATTGCGGCTGTTTATGACATGGCAATGAAAATGGGAGCACCAGTGATTGGATTGATTGACTGTGCCGGTATGCGTTTGCAGGAATCCGTGGATGCATTAAATGGTTTTGGTGAGATTTATGCAAAGCAGGTAATGGCAAGTGGTGTGGTTCCACAGATTTCGGCCATATTTGGTAACTGCGGTGGCGGCCTTACCGTTATTCCGGCATTGAGCGATTTCGTGTTTGTGGAGAAGGAACAGGGAAGAATGTTTGTAAACTCACCCAATGCACTTCCGGGAAATAATTTAGCAAAATGCGATACCGCTGTAGCTACATATCAGAGTGAGAACAATGGATGTATTGATGGAGTTGGAACAGAGGTAGAGATTCTAACACAGATTCGAGAATTGATCTGTATGCTTCCGGGTAATAATGCCGGCGGAGGAAGAGAAGAAGAGTGTACCGATGATTTGAATCGGGTATGTGAGAATCTTGAAAATTGTGTAGAGGATGCACGCCTGATACTTACCAATATTGCAGATGATAATCTGTTCTTGGAAACAAAGAAAGATTATGCAAGAAATATGGTGACTGGTTTTTTGCGTTTAAACGGAATGACAGTGGGTGCTGTTGCCAATAGCAGTGCTGTATTTGATGAAAATGGAGAAAAGAAAGAGAGTTTTGATAAGGGGCTTACTGCAAGAGGATGTAATAAGGCAGCAGAATTTATTCAATTCTGTGACGCGTTTGATATTCCGGTATTGTCTCTTACTGCGGTAGAAGGATTTGCAGCTAGTACATGTTCTGAAAAGAATCTGGCAAAGGCAATGGCACATATGACCGTTGCATTTGCAGGAGCTACGGTTCCGAAGGTAAATATTATCATCGGAAATGCTTACGGAACTGCATCTGTTATGATGAATAGCAAGTCTATTGGTGCAGATTTGGTATATGCATGGGAAGGAAGTAAAATTGGGATGATGGATGCTGCATTGGCAGCAAAAATCATGTATGAGGACAAGGGCTCGGATGTAATTGCCCAAAAGGCAAAAGAATACGAAGAATTACAGTCTTCCGTTCTTACAGCAGCAAGACGTGGGCTTGTAGATCTTATTATTTCACCGGCAGATACCAGAAAATATGCAGTAGCAGCATTTGAAATGCTTTATACAAAAGGTGCTGGAGAACCTGTAAAAAAACACATAGCAAAATAG
- a CDS encoding OadG family protein: protein MKKKIALILSLCLMVLCMAACGEDPTKVDYNGYSYDELKQEVQGMAEALTAMSDEEIEQYKKIEDEQYAMLANVATRWSDSIEDVGEYRELGEFTITKSGKTLTCEQEIVFEERSVILTYVFTYYNMQLDDITVDPVQTLGEKMANAGLNTLMGMGVVFTVLILISLIIYCFKIFPYLEQKRKAKKSAIVQPTEEIVTESVPVAMQDDLELVAVIAAAIAASTGTSTDDFVVRSIKRRF, encoded by the coding sequence ATGAAGAAGAAAATAGCGCTCATACTGAGCCTATGTCTTATGGTGCTTTGTATGGCAGCCTGCGGAGAAGATCCGACCAAGGTTGACTATAATGGATATAGTTATGATGAGTTGAAGCAAGAGGTGCAGGGAATGGCGGAAGCTTTGACAGCTATGTCGGATGAGGAAATAGAGCAGTATAAGAAAATAGAGGATGAACAGTATGCAATGTTGGCAAATGTAGCAACACGCTGGAGTGACTCTATCGAGGATGTGGGAGAATATCGTGAACTTGGAGAATTTACTATAACAAAGTCGGGAAAGACTCTTACCTGTGAACAGGAGATTGTTTTTGAAGAAAGATCTGTAATTCTCACTTATGTGTTCACATATTACAATATGCAGTTAGATGATATTACCGTAGATCCGGTTCAAACATTGGGAGAAAAGATGGCAAATGCCGGATTAAATACACTGATGGGAATGGGTGTTGTGTTTACGGTTCTTATCTTAATCAGTTTGATTATATACTGTTTTAAGATATTTCCATATCTGGAGCAGAAGAGAAAAGCAAAGAAAAGTGCTATAGTTCAGCCAACAGAAGAAATAGTTACAGAAAGCGTACCTGTTGCAATGCAGGATGATTTAGAACTGGTAGCAGTTATTGCAGCGGCAATTGCAGCATCCACAGGAACTTCTACAGATGACTTTGTAGTTCGTTCTATCAAGAGAAGATTTTAA
- a CDS encoding biotin/lipoyl-containing protein, with translation MKNYTITVNGNVYDVTVEENGASAGTAAPRRAAAPVAAPAAPAAPKVAGGAGSIKIEAGAAGKVFSVDAKPGDTVKRGDTVLVLEVMKMETPVVAPEDGTVASIDVTVGQAVEAGALLATMNK, from the coding sequence ATGAAGAATTATACAATTACCGTTAATGGAAATGTTTATGATGTTACAGTAGAAGAAAATGGAGCCTCTGCGGGTACAGCAGCACCAAGAAGAGCAGCAGCTCCTGTCGCAGCACCAGCAGCACCGGCGGCTCCAAAGGTAGCAGGCGGTGCCGGAAGTATTAAAATTGAAGCTGGAGCAGCCGGAAAAGTATTTAGTGTAGATGCTAAGCCAGGCGATACAGTAAAACGTGGTGATACCGTACTGGTTTTGGAAGTTATGAAGATGGAAACACCTGTTGTTGCACCGGAAGATGGTACGGTAGCAAGTATCGATGTAACTGTAGGACAGGCGGTAGAAGCAGGTGCATTACTGGCAACTATGAACAAATAA
- a CDS encoding sodium ion-translocating decarboxylase subunit beta, whose protein sequence is MSYVGETLSNLLHQTAFFNLTWGNYVMILVAFIFLFLAIKKGFEPLLLVPIAFGMLLVNIYPDIIASPEETSNGVGGLLYYFYTLDEWSILPSLIFLGVGAMTDFGPLIANPISFLLGAAAQFGIFGAYFMAILLGFNDKAAAAVSIIGGADGPTSIFLAGKLGQTGLMGPIAVAAYSYMALVPIIQPPIMKLFTTKKERAIKMENLRPVSKLEKILFPIVVTAIVCLLLPTTAPLVGMLMLGNLFRECGVVRQLSETASNALMYIVVILLGTSVGATTSAEAFLNITTLKIVGLGLVAFMFGTTAGVLFGKLLCKLTHGKINPLIGSAGVSAVPMAARVSQKVGAEEDPTNFLLMHAMGPNVAGVIGTAVAAGVFMAIFGI, encoded by the coding sequence ATGAGTTACGTAGGAGAAACATTATCAAACCTCCTGCATCAGACTGCATTCTTTAATCTGACTTGGGGAAATTATGTCATGATTTTAGTGGCATTCATATTTCTTTTCCTTGCTATTAAGAAAGGATTTGAACCCCTGCTGTTGGTTCCGATTGCGTTTGGTATGTTATTGGTAAATATTTATCCGGATATTATTGCATCGCCGGAAGAGACCAGTAATGGTGTAGGTGGTTTATTGTATTATTTTTATACCTTAGATGAGTGGTCTATCCTTCCTTCCCTGATTTTTCTTGGAGTAGGAGCGATGACAGACTTTGGACCGTTGATTGCAAATCCAATCAGTTTCCTGCTTGGAGCAGCAGCGCAGTTTGGTATTTTCGGTGCGTATTTCATGGCAATTCTGTTAGGATTTAATGATAAAGCGGCAGCGGCAGTATCCATTATCGGAGGTGCTGATGGTCCAACCTCAATTTTCCTTGCAGGAAAATTGGGACAGACCGGATTGATGGGGCCTATTGCAGTGGCGGCATACTCCTATATGGCATTGGTGCCTATTATACAGCCACCAATTATGAAACTGTTTACGACCAAAAAAGAGCGTGCTATTAAGATGGAGAATTTAAGACCGGTTTCTAAACTGGAGAAAATCTTATTCCCAATCGTGGTTACAGCAATTGTTTGTTTGCTTTTGCCGACAACAGCACCATTGGTAGGTATGCTGATGCTTGGAAATCTGTTCCGTGAATGTGGTGTGGTTCGGCAGTTGTCAGAAACAGCATCCAATGCGTTAATGTATATTGTAGTTATTTTATTGGGAACTTCAGTAGGTGCTACTACCAGTGCAGAGGCATTTTTAAATATAACTACGCTGAAGATTGTAGGACTTGGATTAGTGGCATTTATGTTTGGTACGACAGCTGGTGTGTTATTTGGTAAGCTGTTATGTAAGCTTACACATGGAAAGATTAATCCATTGATTGGTTCCGCAGGTGTATCTGCTGTGCCAATGGCGGCACGTGTATCGCAAAAAGTAGGTGCAGAAGAAGACCCGACGAATTTTTTACTTATGCATGCAATGGGACCGAACGTTGCCGGAGTTATCGGTACAGCGGTAGCAGCTGGTGTATTTATGGCGATTTTTGGAATATAA
- a CDS encoding oxaloacetate decarboxylase subunit alpha has product MAEQIKKPVKITETVLRDAHQSLIATRMTTEQMLPIVDKMDKVGFHAVECWGGATFDACLRFLKEDPWERLRKLKDGFKNTKLQMLFRGQNILGYRPYADDVVEYFVQKSIANGIDIIRIFDCLNDIRNLQTAVSACNKEKGHAQVALSYTLGDAYTLDYWMDMAKRVEDMGADSLCIKDMAGLLVPQKADELIRALKASTSLPVELHTHYTSGVASMTYMKAVEAGCDIIDTAMSPFALGTSQPATEVMVEAFKGTEYDTGLDQTKLAEIADYFRPMREECLESGLMNPKVLGVNIKTLLYQVPGGMLSNLLSQLKEQGKEDKFEEVLAEVPRVRKDLGEPPLVTPSSQIVGTQAVFNVLMGERYKVATKETKDVLLGKYGQTVKPFNPEVVDKVLGEDKKNAITCRPADLLEPELAKIEEEMKQWKQQDEDVLSYALFPQVATEFFKYRQAQQTKVDATIADKENGAYPV; this is encoded by the coding sequence ATGGCTGAACAGATTAAAAAACCAGTAAAAATTACTGAGACAGTACTTCGTGATGCGCATCAGTCTTTGATTGCGACACGTATGACGACAGAGCAGATGTTGCCGATTGTAGATAAAATGGACAAGGTTGGTTTTCATGCAGTAGAATGTTGGGGTGGAGCTACCTTTGATGCATGTCTTCGTTTTTTGAAAGAAGATCCATGGGAAAGATTAAGAAAATTAAAAGATGGATTTAAGAACACAAAATTGCAGATGTTATTCCGCGGACAGAATATTTTGGGATATCGTCCTTATGCAGATGATGTAGTGGAATATTTTGTACAGAAGTCTATTGCAAACGGAATTGACATTATTCGTATTTTTGACTGTCTGAATGATATTCGTAACCTTCAAACAGCAGTAAGTGCATGTAACAAAGAAAAAGGACATGCGCAAGTGGCATTATCCTACACGCTAGGAGATGCTTATACCTTAGATTACTGGATGGATATGGCGAAAAGAGTAGAGGATATGGGAGCCGACTCTCTGTGTATCAAGGATATGGCAGGACTATTGGTGCCACAGAAGGCAGATGAGCTGATTCGGGCATTGAAAGCATCTACCAGCCTTCCGGTTGAACTCCATACACACTATACCAGTGGAGTTGCTTCGATGACTTATATGAAGGCAGTAGAAGCAGGGTGCGATATTATTGATACCGCAATGTCTCCATTTGCCCTTGGAACTAGTCAACCGGCAACTGAAGTTATGGTAGAAGCATTTAAGGGAACGGAATATGATACTGGATTAGATCAGACGAAGTTGGCAGAAATTGCTGATTACTTCCGACCGATGAGGGAAGAATGTCTGGAAAGCGGATTGATGAATCCGAAGGTATTAGGTGTAAATATCAAGACATTGCTATATCAGGTGCCGGGTGGTATGTTATCCAATTTGCTTTCACAGTTGAAAGAACAGGGAAAAGAAGATAAGTTTGAAGAAGTGTTGGCAGAAGTACCACGGGTAAGAAAAGACTTAGGAGAGCCACCTTTGGTAACACCTTCCAGTCAGATTGTGGGAACACAGGCTGTGTTTAACGTATTGATGGGAGAACGTTATAAGGTAGCGACCAAGGAAACAAAGGATGTTTTGCTTGGAAAGTATGGACAGACAGTAAAGCCGTTCAATCCGGAAGTGGTAGATAAAGTATTAGGAGAGGATAAAAAGAATGCGATTACCTGTCGTCCGGCAGATTTATTGGAACCGGAACTTGCAAAGATTGAAGAAGAAATGAAGCAGTGGAAGCAGCAAGATGAGGATGTGTTATCTTATGCGTTATTTCCTCAGGTTGCTACAGAATTTTTCAAGTATAGACAAGCACAGCAGACTAAGGTAGATGCAACCATTGCCGATAAGGAAAATGGAGCGTATCCTGTGTAA
- a CDS encoding [Fe-Fe] hydrogenase large subunit C-terminal domain-containing protein has product MERSMLNQGLVYTNDDCTGCNRCISVCPVLEANYSLRDGNENVIHVDGDACVQCGACMDACHHNAREFRDDTVDFLEALKNGEKISILIAPAFIANYPGEYRKVLGYLKSLGVNRMISVSFGADITTWGYLNYITKYNFKGGISQPCPAIVNYIEKYIPDLTEKIVPVHSPMMCAAIYVKKYMNVKDKLAFISPCIAKKTEIMRPGNKEYISYNVTFAHLMEQLKGINLSSYDAIDELEYGMGSLYPQPGGLKENVEHFLGRDVMVRQIEGESHAYHFLEEYAKRVKAGKPLPFLVDALNCANGCIHGTATEAGTEDNDDVLFEIQNQRIKAKKDDKKNPWAKEISYEKRLENFNAQFSELRLEDFLCKYYPADKKVPVKNEQIQEGFQELGKNAPAEQKIDCGACGYDSCRKMAEAIVMGYNYKENCIHYVKNELIEEQGKIKEMNRQEREKQQKKAEVYQEIMKDFEQIKESISELAIGNQNSAEDATTMAQAVGDISGFTDTLRESMGQVTEAVKGYDSINEAIIKISNQTGMLALNAGIEAARSGEAGRGFAVIANRVRELSEQTKSAVVTGKKQSDVLMPAMESLGNETDSFIKNIEDINTKTSALAASSEEIAAQTEVIEEVVNRVVEKMKEVVSE; this is encoded by the coding sequence ATGGAAAGAAGTATGTTGAATCAAGGTCTTGTATACACGAATGATGATTGTACCGGATGTAACAGATGTATCTCTGTCTGCCCGGTCTTAGAGGCAAATTACTCTTTACGGGATGGTAATGAGAATGTGATTCATGTAGATGGAGATGCATGTGTGCAGTGTGGGGCGTGCATGGATGCGTGTCACCACAACGCAAGAGAATTTAGAGATGATACCGTAGACTTTCTGGAAGCATTAAAGAATGGAGAGAAAATTAGTATTTTGATTGCGCCAGCCTTTATTGCTAATTATCCGGGAGAGTATCGCAAGGTGCTAGGGTATTTAAAGAGCCTTGGGGTAAACCGAATGATTAGTGTAAGCTTTGGGGCTGATATTACTACCTGGGGGTATTTGAATTATATTACAAAATATAATTTTAAAGGTGGGATATCACAACCATGTCCTGCAATTGTTAATTATATTGAAAAATACATACCGGATCTTACGGAGAAAATCGTTCCGGTACATAGTCCGATGATGTGTGCCGCAATTTATGTGAAGAAATACATGAATGTTAAGGATAAATTGGCTTTTATTAGTCCATGTATCGCAAAGAAAACAGAAATTATGCGTCCGGGAAACAAAGAATATATTTCTTATAATGTTACCTTTGCTCATTTAATGGAGCAATTAAAGGGAATTAATTTATCTAGTTATGATGCAATAGATGAATTGGAATATGGAATGGGAAGCTTATATCCACAACCGGGTGGATTAAAGGAAAATGTAGAACATTTCCTTGGAAGAGATGTTATGGTTCGCCAAATTGAAGGTGAAAGTCATGCATATCATTTTTTGGAAGAATATGCAAAGCGCGTGAAGGCTGGAAAGCCATTGCCGTTTTTAGTAGATGCATTGAATTGTGCAAACGGCTGTATCCATGGAACAGCTACAGAAGCCGGTACAGAAGATAATGATGATGTTCTTTTTGAAATTCAGAATCAGCGAATCAAGGCGAAGAAGGATGATAAAAAGAATCCGTGGGCGAAGGAAATTAGTTATGAGAAACGTTTGGAGAATTTCAATGCACAGTTTTCTGAATTGAGACTGGAGGATTTTCTTTGTAAATATTACCCTGCTGATAAAAAAGTACCAGTAAAGAATGAGCAAATTCAAGAAGGTTTTCAGGAACTTGGAAAGAATGCTCCTGCGGAGCAGAAGATTGATTGTGGTGCTTGTGGATATGATAGTTGTCGAAAGATGGCAGAGGCAATTGTTATGGGATATAATTACAAGGAAAATTGTATCCACTATGTAAAGAATGAGCTGATTGAAGAGCAAGGAAAAATAAAAGAAATGAATCGTCAGGAGCGGGAAAAACAGCAGAAGAAGGCGGAAGTTTATCAAGAAATAATGAAAGATTTTGAACAGATTAAAGAGTCGATTTCTGAACTGGCGATAGGAAACCAGAATTCAGCGGAGGATGCTACAACTATGGCACAGGCGGTAGGAGATATATCTGGATTTACAGATACATTGAGGGAATCTATGGGACAGGTAACCGAGGCAGTAAAAGGTTATGATAGTATCAATGAAGCAATTATTAAAATCTCTAATCAAACAGGTATGCTTGCATTAAATGCAGGAATTGAGGCGGCTAGAAGTGGCGAGGCAGGAAGAGGATTTGCAGTCATAGCAAATAGGGTGAGAGAATTATCAGAACAGACTAAAAGTGCAGTGGTTACCGGTAAGAAGCAGAGTGATGTATTGATGCCTGCTATGGAATCACTTGGAAATGAAACAGATTCTTTTATTAAGAATATTGAAGATATCAATACCAAGACATCTGCCCTTGCAGCTAGTAGCGAAGAGATTGCAGCCCAGACAGAAGTGATTGAAGAAGTGGTAAATCGGGTGGTAGAAAAAATGAAAGAGGTTGTGTCAGAATAA
- a CDS encoding MurR/RpiR family transcriptional regulator yields MGNTNELVNRINERYGSLSKGQKVLAAYITDNYDKAVFLTAARLGEVVGVSESTVVRFATHLGYKGYPEFQKALEEMVRNKLNSVQRMEDTYGRISQSKILETVLTSDAERIRDTMESIDEHAFDLAVDTILSAKNIYVIGIRSCAPLAEFLAFYLNLMFKNVHLLHTNSSSEVFEQMVRIDKNDVIIGISFPRYSMRTLKALEFANNRNAKVITLTDSVHSPMNLYSSCNLIAKSDMASIVDSLVAPLSVINALIMALCMKKQGEVVKTLEMLENVWEEYQVYGNDEINYIDDSMKMRYARLGDKNE; encoded by the coding sequence GTGGGAAATACCAATGAATTAGTGAATCGAATTAATGAACGGTATGGAAGTTTGAGTAAAGGCCAGAAAGTTTTAGCAGCTTACATTACGGATAATTATGATAAGGCTGTATTTCTTACGGCAGCCCGTTTGGGGGAAGTGGTAGGAGTCAGTGAATCTACAGTAGTTCGTTTTGCTACACATCTGGGATATAAAGGATATCCGGAATTTCAAAAAGCCCTGGAAGAAATGGTGCGAAACAAACTGAATTCTGTACAGAGGATGGAAGATACCTATGGAAGAATTAGTCAGTCTAAAATTTTGGAAACGGTACTGACTTCAGATGCAGAACGGATTCGTGACACTATGGAATCCATTGATGAACATGCTTTTGATCTTGCTGTGGATACCATTTTGAGTGCAAAGAATATTTATGTAATTGGGATACGAAGTTGTGCTCCGTTGGCAGAATTTCTTGCTTTTTATCTAAATCTTATGTTTAAAAATGTACATTTACTTCATACAAATAGTTCCAGTGAAGTTTTTGAGCAGATGGTACGCATTGATAAGAATGACGTTATTATAGGAATTAGTTTTCCGCGGTATTCCATGCGAACCTTAAAAGCGTTAGAATTTGCTAATAATCGTAATGCCAAAGTAATTACTTTGACAGACAGCGTACATTCTCCAATGAATTTGTATTCTTCCTGTAATTTGATTGCCAAAAGCGATATGGCGTCTATTGTGGATTCTTTGGTGGCACCCTTGAGTGTTATCAATGCCCTGATTATGGCATTGTGTATGAAAAAGCAGGGTGAGGTAGTAAAAACATTAGAGATGTTAGAGAATGTATGGGAAGAATATCAGGTATATGGAAATGACGAGATTAATTATATCGACGACTCCATGAAAATGCGTTATGCAAGGTTAGGAGACAAGAATGAGTAA
- a CDS encoding NAD(P)/FAD-dependent oxidoreductase, producing the protein MSKVIVIGGGAAGMFAAIQAAEQGHSVVLLEKNEKLGKKIYITGKGRCNITNACDTEELFQNVMRNSKFLYSAFYTCSNYQVMDFFESNGLPIKTERGERVFPQSDHSSDVIATLQRVLKKQGVTVQLHSEVKKLKIEDGQIKGVLLKNGSFLEAERVIVATGGCSYITTGSTGDGYRFAREVGHTVTELYPALVPFETEESWIKELQGLSLKNVSVKIEKNGKVLYDAFGEMLFTHYGVSGPLLLSASSMVNDYADKMPLQMSIDLKPALEEEQLDKRILRDFEENQNRQFKNAVQKLFPAKMIPVIIRLSGISPEKKVNEITKEERQQFVKLIKAFPLTLSRFRDFNEAIITRGGVSVKEVNPSTMESKIVKGLYFAGEVLDLDALTGGFNLQIAWSTGYLAGNSIE; encoded by the coding sequence ATGAGTAAGGTGATTGTAATAGGTGGCGGAGCTGCCGGTATGTTTGCTGCCATTCAAGCAGCAGAACAAGGACACTCTGTAGTGTTGCTTGAAAAAAATGAGAAGCTTGGTAAGAAGATTTATATTACAGGAAAGGGAAGATGTAATATTACCAATGCCTGTGATACAGAAGAATTATTTCAAAATGTGATGCGAAACAGTAAGTTTTTGTATAGTGCTTTTTATACCTGCAGCAATTATCAGGTAATGGATTTTTTTGAAAGTAATGGACTTCCCATTAAAACAGAACGAGGAGAGCGTGTATTTCCACAGTCTGACCATTCCTCAGATGTAATTGCAACACTTCAGCGTGTATTGAAGAAGCAGGGAGTGACGGTGCAACTTCATTCAGAGGTAAAGAAACTTAAAATAGAAGATGGACAGATAAAGGGTGTGCTTTTGAAAAATGGAAGCTTCCTGGAGGCAGAACGTGTCATTGTGGCAACCGGAGGCTGTTCCTATATAACGACTGGTTCTACTGGGGATGGTTACCGCTTTGCGCGGGAGGTGGGACATACGGTTACAGAACTTTATCCGGCATTGGTACCTTTTGAAACAGAAGAAAGTTGGATAAAGGAACTGCAGGGATTATCCCTAAAAAACGTTTCTGTAAAGATAGAAAAGAATGGAAAAGTGTTATATGATGCTTTTGGTGAGATGTTGTTTACACATTATGGTGTCAGTGGGCCTTTGTTATTAAGTGCTAGCAGTATGGTAAATGATTATGCAGATAAGATGCCATTGCAAATGAGCATAGATCTGAAACCGGCATTGGAGGAAGAACAGTTGGACAAGCGGATTTTGAGGGATTTTGAAGAGAATCAAAATCGTCAGTTCAAAAATGCGGTACAAAAGCTGTTTCCTGCAAAGATGATTCCGGTAATTATTCGCTTGAGTGGAATTTCACCGGAAAAAAAGGTAAACGAAATTACAAAGGAAGAACGTCAACAATTTGTAAAGCTGATAAAGGCATTTCCGTTGACATTATCTCGATTTCGAGATTTTAACGAGGCAATTATCACTCGGGGCGGTGTCAGTGTGAAAGAAGTGAATCCATCTACCATGGAATCAAAAATAGTAAAAGGGCTTTATTTTGCCGGAGAAGTATTAGACTTGGATGCACTGACCGGAGGATTTAATCTTCAGATTGCTTGGTCAACAGGTTACCTGGCAGGTAACAGTATAGAATAG